In Janthinobacterium rivuli, a single genomic region encodes these proteins:
- a CDS encoding glycosyl hydrolase family 18 protein codes for MMVCLASGGVLAACGGGDAGAPAGSQLLAASTVVACVPWQEGGTYNAGTVVTYLGANYTALVTQTDHVGSGWNPVSTPSLWSAGGACDGGTTPTPTPTPTPTPTPTPTPAPTPNPTPTPTPTPTGGTCALAWVAGTAYSAGATVSYAGTNYRANYWTQGDNPSTSSGAAGTGKPWTSQEICSTTPTPTPTPTPTPTPTPTPTPTPTPTPTPTPTPTPTPTPTPTPTPTPTGREVGSYFAQWGVYGRDYEVANVHTSGVADKLTFINYAFGNIYPKNGGYECAMITKTEPGATNPNSPDAGTGGDAEADYIRTPKRTVDGQAIPWDAPLSGNFLQLRKLKAAHPNLKLFISLGGWSWSKNFSVGSATDALRKQMVRSCIDIYIKGNLPVQGGRGGVGAAANIFDGIDIDWEYPVGGGQPYNTVSPNDKRNFTLLMAEFRSQLDALGAANGKRYLLTAAVGAGKDKIDNTEPALYSQYMDWINLMTYDFHGGWENSTNFNAQLFADPADPSTGMAREYVGDKAVQYMIAAGVPRDKLLLGIPFYGRGWTGVAPGPNGDGLYQAATGTAPGTYESGIEDYKILVAKAGTRYYHPVTKQLYLYTGAGGQWWSYDDPTVIGTKVKYVKDQGLRGAFSWELDGDANGVLATEVWKVR; via the coding sequence ATGATGGTATGTCTGGCCAGTGGTGGTGTGCTGGCGGCATGCGGCGGCGGTGACGCCGGCGCGCCGGCTGGCTCGCAATTGCTGGCGGCCAGCACGGTCGTCGCCTGCGTGCCTTGGCAAGAGGGCGGCACGTATAACGCGGGCACGGTGGTCACTTACCTGGGCGCCAACTACACGGCCCTGGTGACGCAGACGGATCACGTGGGTTCCGGTTGGAATCCCGTTTCCACGCCGAGCCTGTGGAGCGCGGGCGGCGCCTGCGATGGCGGCACCACGCCAACGCCCACCCCGACGCCAACTCCGACACCAACCCCGACGCCTACTCCTGCGCCAACACCGAATCCGACGCCTACCCCAACGCCCACGCCAACCGGCGGCACCTGCGCACTGGCGTGGGTGGCCGGCACGGCTTACAGCGCGGGCGCCACCGTCAGCTATGCGGGCACGAATTACCGCGCCAACTACTGGACGCAGGGCGACAACCCGTCGACCAGCAGCGGCGCCGCCGGCACGGGCAAGCCATGGACCAGCCAGGAGATCTGCAGCACCACGCCGACTCCAACCCCGACGCCAACGCCGACGCCGACCCCAACGCCGACTCCGACTCCGACTCCGACTCCGACACCAACGCCAACGCCAACGCCAACTCCAACGCCAACGCCGACGCCGACGCCAACCCCAACCCCAACGGGCCGCGAAGTCGGTTCCTACTTCGCGCAGTGGGGCGTGTATGGCCGCGACTATGAAGTGGCGAACGTGCACACGAGCGGCGTGGCCGACAAGCTCACCTTCATCAACTACGCTTTCGGCAATATCTATCCGAAAAATGGCGGCTATGAATGCGCCATGATCACCAAGACGGAGCCGGGCGCGACGAATCCGAATTCGCCGGACGCGGGCACGGGTGGCGATGCCGAGGCCGATTACATCCGCACGCCGAAGCGTACCGTCGATGGCCAGGCCATCCCTTGGGATGCTCCGTTGTCGGGCAACTTCCTGCAGCTGAGAAAACTCAAGGCGGCGCACCCGAACCTGAAACTGTTCATCTCGCTGGGCGGCTGGAGCTGGTCGAAGAATTTCTCCGTCGGTTCCGCCACCGATGCGCTGCGCAAGCAGATGGTGCGTTCCTGCATCGACATCTACATCAAGGGCAACTTGCCGGTGCAGGGCGGTCGCGGCGGCGTGGGCGCGGCGGCGAACATCTTTGACGGCATCGACATCGACTGGGAATATCCGGTCGGCGGCGGCCAGCCGTACAACACGGTCAGCCCCAACGACAAGCGCAACTTCACCTTGCTGATGGCGGAATTTCGCAGCCAGCTCGATGCGCTGGGCGCAGCCAATGGCAAGCGCTACCTGTTGACGGCCGCTGTCGGTGCCGGCAAGGACAAGATCGACAACACGGAACCGGCCCTGTACTCGCAGTACATGGACTGGATTAATCTGATGACCTACGACTTCCACGGCGGCTGGGAAAACAGCACCAACTTCAACGCCCAGCTGTTTGCCGACCCTGCCGATCCGTCGACGGGCATGGCGCGCGAATACGTGGGCGACAAGGCGGTGCAGTACATGATTGCCGCCGGCGTGCCGCGCGACAAGCTGCTGCTGGGCATACCGTTCTATGGCCGCGGCTGGACGGGCGTGGCGCCGGGACCGAACGGCGATGGCCTGTACCAGGCAGCCACGGGTACGGCGCCCGGCACCTACGAGTCGGGCATCGAGGACTATAAAATCCTCGTCGCCAAGGCTGGCACGCGCTACTACCATCCCGTGACCAAGCAGCTGTACCTGTACACGGGGGCGGGCGGCCAGTGGTGGAGCTACGATGACCCGACCGTCATCGGCACCAAGGTGAAATATGTGAAGGACCAGGGCTTGCGCGGCGCGTTCTCGTGGGAACTCGATGGCGACGCGAATGGCGTGCTGGCGACCGAAGTGTGGAAAGTGCGGTAA